From the Musa acuminata AAA Group cultivar baxijiao chromosome BXJ3-7, Cavendish_Baxijiao_AAA, whole genome shotgun sequence genome, one window contains:
- the LOC103991266 gene encoding polynucleotide 5'-hydroxyl-kinase NOL9: protein MVGGRESGAGASAGEVIIPLEWEEAAEEISRASSPPPVVFICGPKNSGKSTFSRYLLNVLLPRYGKVGYLDTDVGQPEFSPPGCLSLTLVDKTIPDLMNPCIRATERCFFFGDVSSKSDPKAYLDCTFNLYDYFIRVHYQPNELNHPGKALPLIINTPGWVKGTGFDLLVEKLRYISPLQVVQIRISVESKNLPGSTFWLDSDQQEPRIYLLNSARHNYENQSILVRKDACRMRDQRLFDYFKQCFPSNLNILTNKELAHALAAIAPYVVPFAKIKVVHLHCQVPSSEIFHSLNATIVGLAVSSDVPAKSRSDTPWCVGLGIVRAIDAIRGLLYVITPVPLGILQKVDLLLQGFIEIPTGLLQVRGCLSPYMSTNVLHKISEEHL, encoded by the exons ATGGTGGGAGGGAGAGAGAGCGGCGCCGGCGCCTCGGCGGGAGAGGTGATAATACCGCTGGAGTgggaggaggcggcggaggagatATCGCGCGCCTCCTCCCCTCCGCCGGTGGTCTTCATCTGCGGGCCCAAGAACAGCGGCAAGTCCACCTTCTCTCGCTATCTCCTCAATGTCCTCTTGCCAAG GTACGGGAAAGTGGGATACCTGGATACGGATGTGGGCCAACCGGAGTTCTCGCCTCCGGGATGTCTCTCGCTTACTCTTGTCGACAAAACTATTCCAG ATTTGATGAATCCGTGCATCAGAGCAACCGAAAG GTGCTTTTTCTTTGGTGATGTCTCCTCAAAGAGTGATCCAAAAGCCTATTTGGATTGTACCTTCAACTTGTATGACTACTTTATTAGGGTGCATTATCAACCAAATGAACTAAATCATCCTGGAAAAGCATTGCCTTTGATTATTAACACTCCTGGATGGGTTAAAG GCACCGGCTTTGATCTTTTGGTAGAAAAGTTGAGATATATATCTCCCCTTCAAGTGGTTCAGATACGCATTTCAGTTGAGAGTAAAAATCTTCCAGGCAGCACATTCTGGTTGGACAGTGACCAACAAGAACCCCGTATATATCTTCTCAATTCAGCACGGCATAACTATGAAAATCAATC TATATTAGTTCGAAAGGATGCTTGCCGTATGCGAGATCAACGCCTTTTTGACTACTTCAAGCAATGCTTTCCTAGTAACCTGAATATTTTAACAAATAAGGAACTTGCTCATGCTCTGGCTGCTATTGCTCCTTACGTGGTTCCTTTTGCAAAAATAAAAGTTGTGCATCTTCATTGTCAG GTTCCAAGTAGCGAAATCTTCCACAGTCTCAATGCTACAATTGTTGGCTTGGCAGTTAGTTCTGATGTACCTGCAAAATCTCGGTCTGACACACCTTGGTGTGTAGGACTTG GTATCGTGAGAGCTATTGATGCAATTCGAGGTTTACTCTATGTGATTACACCTGTTCCCCTTGGCATTCTACAAAAGGTTGATCTTCTTCTACAAGGGTTTATCGAAATCCCTACCGGTCTCTTGCAG GTGCGTGGATGTTTATCCCCTTACATGTCGACAAATGTGCTCCACAAGATATCAGAAGAGCATTTATAA